The Drosophila innubila isolate TH190305 chromosome 3R unlocalized genomic scaffold, UK_Dinn_1.0 2_E_3R, whole genome shotgun sequence genome has a segment encoding these proteins:
- the LOC117790743 gene encoding homeobox protein bagpipe, whose translation MLNMESAGASASATIAGLSKSLTTPFSINDILTRTSGRRMSSVDLDCDTELSAKHMERSGSKSPALCCRDLSLYKLENRANPGQQSSYLQYYAAAAALDNNNQASTSSNSNCNSASNSASSLTADYMQRKLGYFGAALSAAAVPLDMRRCNASNDSDCDSPPPLSSSPSSCTAGVYGRNTSPLSHDDSLSGSALSRKKRSRAAFSHAQVFELERRFAQQRYLSGPERSEMAKTLRLTETQVKIWFQNRRYKTKRKQIQQHEAALLSATKRVPVQVLVREDGTTAYAHMTPGGATAAAYPHGLDPALLNIYRHQLQLAYGGLPLPQMHFPYFYPHPKVPQPIPPPAQQAPLSASFVTGSSASSSSSPARNQRSPCPSPTPAQVMSVESGAESNHSAVEDCDENVEID comes from the exons atgttaaatatggAAAGTGCgggtgcgagtgcgagtgcgacAATTGCTGGTCTGAGCAAATCTCTAACTACGCCGTTCTCCATCAATGATATCTTGACCAGGACTTCGGGTCGTCGCATGTCCAGCGTGGATCTGGACTGTGACACGGAGCTCAGTGCGAAGCATATGGAAAGATCGGGCTCGAAATCGCCGGCGCTTTGTTGTCGCGATCTCAGCTTGTACAAGCTGGAGAACAGGGCCAATCCTGGCCAGCAATCGAGCTATTTGCAGTATTAtgcggcagctgctgccttGGATAACAACAATCAGGCGTCCACctcctccaactccaactgcaACTCCGCCTCCAACTCCGCTTCCAGCTTAACCGCTGACTACATGCAACGCAAATTGGGCTACTTTGGCGCCGCTTTGTCCGCCGCAGCGGTTCCACTCGACATGCGACGCTGCAACGCCAGCAATGACTCCG ATTGCGATTCCCCACCGCCGCTGAGCAGCTCCCCCTCCTCGTGCACCGCGGGTGTCTACGGACGCAACACCTCGCCGCTCTCCCACGACGACAGCTTGAGTGGATCCGCTCTGAGTCGCAAGAAGCGCTCCCGTGCCGCCTTTAGCCACGCCCAGGTCTTTGAGCTGGAGCGCCGCTTTGCCCAGCAGCGTTATCTGTCGGGTCCGGAGCGCAGTGAGATGGCCAAAACGCTGCGTTTGACGGAGACACAGGTGAAGATCTGGTTCCAGAACCGTCGCTACAAGACCAAACGAAAGCAGATCCAGCAACATGAGGCAGCTCTGCTGAGTGCCACGAAACGTGTGCCTGTCCAGGTGCTGGTCCGGGAAGATGGCACCACCGCCTATGCGCACATGACACCCGGCGGAGCAACTGCAGCCGCTTATCCACATGGTCTGGATCCGGCGCTACTCAACATCTACCGACATCAGCTGCAGTTGGCCTATGGAGGATTGCCGTTGCCGCAGATGCACTTTCCCTACTTCTATCCGCATCCCAAGGTGCCGCAGCCAATTCCACCGCCCGCTCAACAGGCTCCACTCTCCGCCAGCTTTGTCACCGGCTCATCggcatcctcatcctcatcgccAGCACGCAATCAACGCAGTCCCTGTCCAAGTCCAACTCCGGCTCAAGTCATGAGCGTCGAGAGCGGCGCAGAGAGCAATCATTCCGCCGTAGAGGATTGTGACGAGAATGTGGAAATCGATTAG